Proteins encoded within one genomic window of Theobroma cacao cultivar B97-61/B2 chromosome 7, Criollo_cocoa_genome_V2, whole genome shotgun sequence:
- the LOC108662749 gene encoding receptor-like protein 12, with protein MFNLTQLTHLDLSFNRLEGPLPNHVSELQLLETFWLSSNLVSGGVPSWLFTLPSLQTLDLSYNKLAGQIDQIQKPNSVYDIDLSSNDIHGPIPRKNLDVLDLRSNLLQGPILSTCLKNQSPNPPQPLIAFYVSKNKLTGNIHLLICNWSSLLIIELSRNNLSGTISECFENLSSSLMVMNLEMNNFHGKMPDSFRGNNLEILLLNDNKLEGLLSRSLANCCSLKLLNLRNNKFTDTFPHWLASFPNLQVLLLRNNRLHGPMPNSLASSNFSALQIIDLSHNELTRPLPTKFFQNLRAMKDIPEERPWQFTRLISRDVALSFNDYHSVNVTTKRLEIELVKTFAIYRFMDFSNNLFCGQIPEKFGELISLQGLNLSNNNLTGPISPSIGNMIALESLDLSSNRLGGRIPSQLTNLTFLEVLNLSQNDLVGPILHGKQFDTFESDSYSGNLGLCGLPLSKQCVISIKNVPML; from the exons ATGTTCAACCTCACGCAACTTACCCATCTAGATTTGTCATTTAATCGATTAGAAGGTCCCCTACCAAATCATGTTAGTGAGCTTCAATTGCTAGAAACATTTTGGTTATCTAGTAACCTTGTAAGTGGTGGAGTACCATCTTGGTTGTTTACTTTACCATCTTTGCAAACTTTAGATCTTAGCTATAACAAACTCGCCGGTCAAATTGACCAAATTCAGAAGCCTAATTCGGTCTATGATATAGATTTGAGTTCTAATGACATTCATGGACCAATaccta GAAAGAATCTTGACGTTCTTGACCTTCGATCCAACTTGCTTCAAGGTCCAATTCTATCAACttgcttgaaaaatcaaagtcCAAACCCACCACAACCTTTGATTGCATTCTACGTTTCAAAGAATAAATTAACCGGAAACATCCATCTTTTGATTTGCAATTGGAGTTCACTTTTGATTATTGAGTTGTCTAGAAATAACTTGAGCGGAACTATTTCAGAATGTTTTGAAAATCTCAGCTCTTCTCTCATGGTAATGAATTTGGAGATGAATAATTTTCACGGCAAAATGCCTGATTCTTTTAGAGGTAATAACTTGGAAATTCTTCTCCTCAATGACAATAAATTGGAAGGATTATTGTCACGGTCTTTGGCTAATTGTTGTTCCTTGAAACTTTTGAATTTAAGGAACAACAAGTTCACTGATACCTTTCCCCATTGGTTAGCTTCATTTCCAAATCTGCAGGTTCTTCTTTTGCGAAATAATAGATTGCATGGTCCCATGCCCAATTCCTTAGCTTCATCTAACTTCTCTGCATTGCAAATAATTGATCTGTCTCATAATGAGCTCACCCGTCCCTTGCCAACAAAATTCTTCCAAAATTTGAGAGCAATGAAAGATATACCTGAAGAGAGACCTTGGCAATTCACGAGACTCATAAGTAGAGATGTAGCTTTATCTTTTAATGACTATCACTCAGTGAATGTAACAACGAAAAGATTGGAGATTGAGTTGGTGAAAACCTTTGCCATTTACAGGTTTATGGACTTTTCGAATAATCTATTTTGTGGACAAATTCCTGAAAAATTCGGAGAACTTATTTCGCTTCAAGGACTCAATTTGTCTAACAACAACTTGACTGGTCCTATCTCACCATCTATTGGAAATATGATAGCACTTGAATCGTTAGATCTCTCGTCAAACAGGCTTGGTGGCAGAATTCCTTCTCAATTGACGAATCTGACATTCcttgaagtattaaatctttCACAAAATGATCTTGTGGGACCAATTCTCCATGGGAAGCAATTTGATACTTTTGAGAGTGATTCTTATAGTGGTAACTTGGGATTGTGTGGCCT